From Palaemon carinicauda isolate YSFRI2023 chromosome 33, ASM3689809v2, whole genome shotgun sequence:
acagtaacaccctagtatagttttatcgaaaataaattcagaaaaaaccacttagggataagcccaaggcttaaacagagggaaagggattgaataccttctccgaagaaaagaaagcaaccggggagtatgataaagtatactaaggctccataagcaactagcctaggcaccaagagaatcgattacctaattcaccgaaactcactcgtatactatcttggaaatattccacacagtctaaaatgtataaaatatagcctaaagcttcaataaaattttaattacactcggaaaaaccataatcatgcatgaagtactaggaccaaacgactaggctacatggcctagcgtaggccagaatggcgaatacttcgccaaataatactaagcacgaaaggaaatcctatgtaatgctaaatagctaaaatttattaaagcaaaacgaccaggaatgtcgctctgactaactaatttatacctagtgagcgacagcgtccaagacgcctctggtaggctacggctcttgtatcaatgattaatcctattaatcactcaaaattttaccaagagcctacatttatacataaaagacactatactcaacttatcagaggccgacgaagacggagaagccatgaaaagtcgaataaatccaagatttgcgagaaaaacaggaaaaaacaccgagttgttaagctacgcaaaaaggaatacagatggcgccaggcacgcatacgaatcgggggatagggaagccttgggagcggctcccctttttctttcccgaattcgtatctcgccaatcacctcctacgagacgaaatctctgtccaggatgtagattgccatgtgacgtgtctagaatacgtcctctgatatgtcgcgatatccctttcacgagggatactcgctccaggagttagaattctggtaccttaaggtaaattctctgggaatatcgccgtagttgtaatataccctaggaagctaccatataggaacttccatcaggacgacatggcttgagcacaaaaatacatatatatatatgtgtatatatatatatatatatatatatatatatatatatatatatatatatatatatactgtacatatatgtatatataatatacatatatacatatatatacatgtatatgtatatacatatatacatatatatgtatatatatatatatatatatatatatatatatatatatatatatatatatatatatatatatatatatcacatttgtattacatgtatacattatactgtatacatttatactgtatacatatataacatatacatatattttccaatcacataatatatatagatatatatatactgtctaaacacagacatatatatcgTTTTAATTGTTTACACttggatatataatgtatatgtatgttatttacatatttataaaaatgatTTAGTTATGTGCTGTAAATTTATAAAGTATgattaattatacaatatatatgtatatatatatatatatatatatatatatatatatatatatatatatatatatatatatacatatacatatatacatatatatatatatatatatatatatatatatatatatatacacatatatatatatatatatatatatatatatatatatatatatatatatatatatatatatacatatacatatatatacatacatatatatatatacatatatatatatacatatacatatatatatacatatatatatatatatatatatatatatatatatatatatatatatatatatatatatatatatatatacacacacacacacacacacacacacacacacacacacacacatatatatatatatatatatatatatatatatatatatatatatatatatatatatatatatatatatatatatatatatatatataaaatcatactttATAGATTTACAGCATATACCTAATCATATTCTTGgatattatatgaataatatatatatatatatatatatatatatatatatatatatatatatatatatatatatatatatatatatatatatatatatataatcatattttatagATTTACAGCATATACCtaaattattcttataaatattatgtaaataatatacatatacattatatatccaaGTACAAACAATTAAAActacaaaggaagaaaaaaaaaagaataaaagtcaaATCAAGTAATGGCATATGCGGAACACTTAATTATTCTACGAACACCAAAAGTGATGCGACACAGCGCGTATGTTTTTCCCCGGAATACGCTTGAATATTTCAAATTCGTAAATCTCTCATATCCAGGGATATAAACGTCTTCTTCATCCCCCACCCTTCCCCGGGAAGGCTTCCTTACCTCCCTCCCCCTCTGCAGTAACTCCTCCTCATCCCTGTTATGAATATTCATGCCATTTGTTTCCCCTCCGtaaaatatgatgaataaaaaaggaagagaagtcTTCTTGGCTAACTTCATTCGCGCTCACTTTGCGACTTCATTCTCTGTTCGCTTAGCGACTTTAATCTCGGTTCGCTTAGCGACTTTAATCTCGGTTCGCTTTACGACTTCATTCTCAGTTTGCTTTGAGAATTCATTCTCGGCTCGTTTTGAGACACTTCCTTCCCGACTCGCTTTGAGAAACTTCCTTCTCGGCTCGCTTTGAGAAACTTCCTTCTCGGCTCGCTTTGAGAAACTTCCTTCTCGGCTCGCTTTGAGAAACTTCCTTCTCGGCTCGCTTTGAGAAACTTCCTTCTCGGCTCGCTTTGAGAAACTTCCTTCTCGGCTCGCTTTGAGAAACTTCCTTCTCGGCTCGCTTTGAGAAACTTCCTTCTCGGCTCGCTTTGAGAAACTTCCTTCTCGGCTCGCTTTGAGAAACTTCCTTCTCGGCTCGCTTTGAGAAACTTCCTTCTCGGCTCGCTTTGAGAAACTTCCTTCTCGGCTCGCTTTGAGAAACTTCCTTCTCGGCTCGCTTTGAGAAACTTCCTTCTCGGCTCGCTTTGAGAAACTTCCTTCTCGGCTCGCTTTGAGAAACTTCCTTCTCGGCTCGCTTTGAGAAACTTCCTTCTCGGCTCGCTTTGAGAAACTTCCTTCTCGGCTCGCTTTGAGAAACTTCCTTCTCGGCTCGCTTTGAGAAACTTCCTTCTCGGCTCGCTTTGAGAAACTTCATTCTCGGCTCGCTTTGAGAAACTTCATTCTCGGCTCGCTTTGAGAAACTTCATTCTCGGCTCGCTTTGAGAAACTTCATTCTCGGCTCGCTTTGCTCTGCTTCGTCCCTTTGAAAACCTATAAATTATTTGCTGGAAGAAATTGTCTTCCGTTAATGCTCATACAAACTAGTATGAAATTGTAATTGTAATGAATGCTCCTCAGAGGAATGCTCAGagaatttgattttcaaattctacCTTTTATTTCTGTTCATTAACTTAATTGGTATCAGTTTCTTTTCAGTGACTTGGGATGTTTCTGATCATTCCTTGGAGTAATTTATTTTCAGCTTAAATTTGTTTTTCACCTGTACTGTAACTTTTTTTCTTATCTGTGTCAAAATTATTTTCCTCAGAGTGATTTATGGTTCCTACGATGAACATTTCTTTTGATATTGGACATTCTATCCATTCATAATGATAAGTATTATCTTTCCCACAAGTGTTATCTTCCTCATAAGTATAATCTCTCATAATTATTAATTCCTTCATCAGTAAAATCTTCCTCATAAGTATCAGCTTCTATAACTACATTAAAGAACATTTGAGTTTCATCTTAGTAATATATCTAACTATAGCAATTAAAGCGAGTTCTTCCTTTAAATTTCTATTCATTCATGAACTTAATTTGGCAAAATTTTAAAGGCATAAAGATCGCTTTTGAGTctgggactagggagggccaggccatggcatTTCTAATTTAATTATTAAGTCCTATTAATGCGCACATCCACGATAAAATGTAATTCGTAAAAACAAATTTTACTATTTTCTAACTTGAATCAATTTTCAAATATCCCACTTTGTTATACAGCGACTTGTTAATGGGTTTTCTTTTACAATTGCTTCATGACAAGCAAATGATGCATAAGAAATTTGCATGGAAAAGATACTCAAGAGACATTACAAACAAACGATGCCaaaggccacaaaaaaaaaaaaaaaaaaaggatggataaaagcataaaaaacaaataatgtaGATGCCATCACGACTGAAAGAATCACAATGCCATCACAAATACAGAAAGTAGAGGTTTAACAATAGCAACAAACATTGCACAAGATCATACCAAATAAATGATACGAAAGAtaatcacaaattattattattattattattattattattattattattattattattattattatgctgagctacaaccctagttggaaaagcaggatgctataagcccaagggctcctccagggcaaatagcacagtgaggaaaggaagaaaaaagataagaatattttaagaacagtaacattaaaataaatatctcttatataaactataaaaactttaataaaaaaaaaaggaagagaaataagatagaatagtaagctcgagtgtaccctatagcaagagaactcgtaacccaagacagtggaagaccatggtacagaggctgtggcactacccaagactagagaacaatggtttgattttggagtttccttctcctagaagagctgcttaccatagcttaagggtctcttctacccatagcaataggaaagtggccactgatcaattacagcgcagtaaccactggagtgaaaaagaattgtttggtaatatgtgttgtcaggtgtatgaggacagagtattcagtgtgtgtgtgtgtaggcaaagggaaaatgaactgtaaccagagagaaggatccaatgtagtactgtcaggccagtcaaaagatcccaaaactctctagcggtagtatctcaacgggtggctggtgccgtggccaacctactaccgcatAAATCCCAGAACAGTGCTGCAGATTCACTGTAAACAATGCCATGAAAAAATTCCAAGCTAGCAAGTGCATGTTGAAGCCACGCGATTAAGTTGAACGATAGCAAAGAGGCCAGCAATGAATCGCAATAACTGAATTTACGAGAGAAAGATGCCGAGCATACGGGGATAATTTGCTTTCCTCGACCGTAAAGGATTTAAAGTAGTTCCCACTCCAAGGTATCATCCTAAGGCTGCTTCACACGAGTGCATTGATGCCGTGCAGTTTTGTCAGCGAGGATTAAGTATCAGTGAAGACCAATAAGGCCCTTCGCACGCGGCAGTGATTAGCATGCACTGTTAACCCGCGCAGTTCCAgtgtagcgttttttttttttttttaattatgaggcCCTTCGGTGAATATCCTCCCGTGTGAAGACATCCCTCCTaaagagcggaaatatttccgtacgggaaaAAAAGTCTCACGAGAAGCGCCCTAAATATCATCCCATTCCTAGTTATTGGAATAGTTTAATCTAGATAAACATCACATCTACTATCCATTTCTGCCTTGGAGGAGTAATACTACTATTACAAGATTTCTGGCCAAAAATTTGGCGAATGCAGCACTGTTCTGAGATTGCAAACTAGCTGTAGCATATCGAAGTCTCCCATTCCTATTAACAAAGCTTATTTCTCTCGTTCTTGGCATTAGAGCCACCGTTAAGGTCTGAAGCTTACTCTCTACATGTATTTTCTCAGTTTAGAGCTTTAGCTTGTTTCTCATTTTAGGGTTTTGGTTTGTTCACATCATAACAAATCTCAGTAGTCTCTACCTTCTGTGTTCCCATCAGGTGGTTTAAAGGTCGATTATCAATGAAAGGTAAGGGACAGAAATAATTCCTTAATAGGATATATGATCAGAGGAGACAAGGGAaggccaagaaatggctgctgatgactcaacaagtagacatgtaggctctcccaaaacccacatccttagctcacaggatggtgagttgcagacactacaagaaactatagagcttgattgGGTCTTGAACCCAAGTCCATTAAATCGCAAGGCAGGCTACCAAAACCCTATTTGTAGAAAATACCGAAACGTAACTTTTTTCTTCCTATTTTGAGTATACAGTATCTATTACACTCGATCTCATCATTGGAATAGTAACAATGCATTACTTTTGTAACAGATAATCTGTATTTTATAACTTCAAATTCTAATCTAATTGAAAAAATAATCGAAAACATAACAATCTATTATAAAAGAGAAATTTCATTAAATAAACTGAGTCTGAAACTTCATTAATATACAATTTTGATGAACATTATTAGCGATGATATGCAATCTTTCTATACCAGCTACAAAGCTTCAATTATTATATGTAGAAAAATTACgaattcattaaataaaatataccataaaaaatgtttttattccagctattttcattgcaacttttttcttttgttttggtatTATCCTAACATCCATTCATCAAAAATAAATCAATGCACGTAAATTCCTCAccaaaacagtaaaaataaattgaCGAAATATAGAGTTTAATTGCCAGATGGGAAAGGCAGTATTTATTTCACTGAAAGGTAAGCGTAGGGTTTGATGTCCCAACAAAGCCTACAGGTCATTTTTATTCATTATGTTACAAAGTTCATTACTGAACATTGTTGTTTGAAGCCAGGTTGAGCCATGacataaaaaatatcataaatgagGACCTGACTTTTTCAAAAATATGAGTCTGCAAAAGGTCAAGGGACATGTTTTCCACTGCAGCAATTACAAGGCttaaaaggtcactcgtgaatggcagagggaaagaGAAAGGACAGTGTCCTTCACactgaccatacacacatataatcaggtcccaagctaggaccagggagggtcagggaatgactgctgatgactcaccaggtatacCTAAAAGCTCCCCCAAACAGCACATCcccagctaacaaggatggtaaggttacagacactactagaaactatataGCTTCAGCTgattcgaactcccgtccaatagattgcaAGGTAGGGAgacttccaataggctaccacaagtgTATAACAAGGATATATCAATAAACATGTTTGAGGATCAATgcaaatataagtaatatatactgtatatataatatatatatatatatataatatatatatatatatatatatatatatatatatatatatatatatatatatatatatatatatatatatatatatatatatatatatatatatgagagagagagagagagagagagagagagagagagagagagagagagagagagagagagagagagagagagagagagagagagagtgtttttctCTCTTTAGGAGCCCTTCCATAATACTCTACAGTGAGTAATGAGCAAACATCTAAAACAGGGTATTCAGAAGCTCCTCATCCTTGAATTAAAAATGACCTAATATTACTTAATGAAACTCGAGAGGATGGATAAGACTCTCTTCGTCTAAGGATAGAAGGTGTATTCTCTTTCATAAATGCAGCCTATTATCATAATTTCAATTAGCAAATTTTACGCCAAGACGTTGAATTTAGACTTGGAAATGCTCGTGTGTTGTGTGTATCTGCTATGAGAAGCACACTTAAGCATAAAAAGAAATAGGGATTAGTTTTGCATACAGAAGgcttaaataattaattttgttaatgaGCCCTTACGATTTCATCATTAGTGAAAGGTATAGAGTccaatatacttaatatatatacaaacacatattataTCATCGTCAGTCATTGCtaatcaactgcagaacaaaggtctcagacatgtccttacacttgtgtctgtatatggtctttctgtccCAATCCAAAtctgcaaattttcctagttcatcaatccatcgtactcctttcccccccccccctttctctctctctctctctctctctctctctctctctctctctctctctctctctctctctctctctctctctctctctctcattatatacatatataaatatgtatatatatatatatatatatatatatatatatatatatatatatatatatatatatatatatatatatataatatgtgtgtgtgcatgtatgtgtgtgcgtaataGTAGAATTAAGAATCTTAACAAGTAGTATATCAACATAACGGAAGTAACTGCAATAAAGAAAAATTGGGGGGAGGTTgcaattaatattaacataatgaCCTACAGCTGGGAAATGCAGAGCTGATAAAAATACGACTTTCATTGAGTTATCTAAATTTTTAATTGATAAAAAACAGAAACAGAATGGATTTTCAGATTTTGAAAttgctaaaattaataataaaaaaagttaataaaaatttaaaattttttataatgaaaataccgtGACGCATGCAACGAAGGGGCTGACAAGAGGAATATTTAATGATTTCAGTACCATTAATGTAACTATGTGTTAGATTTATCCCTCTCAGAAATTTGTTGGGGTTAAAAAGGTATTCAAGATACTATTCTGAAGACcttggttaaaaataaaaaaataaaaaataaataaataaataaatatgtgctCCTGACTTTAATGTTTTACCGTGGGTTATGGCAAAAtggaaaaatgtaaagaaaaggtCAAGACGTTAAAAACTCAAGACatttgtactgcacgtgtttcacacacattcGTACTCAGTAacggtatttatttttttcatatctcgTTTCCGGCCCATACCCCGCACTGATaccagaacctgtttaagcctaccTTTTCATACATTAGATTGTTTGCATTTTTGCAGTTTTATTGCTCAGAACTTCTTGTACATAAACTCGttatctattgaaataaagttagttgcatttatctTCTCTTTTATAACCTAATAACAGCTGTTTGAACCTGCCTTTTCAGGCATTAGTCTGTTTGTATATTTTTGCAACAATATTGCTCGGAACTGCTTACATCTAAACTCCttatctgctgaaataaagatagtTATATTCATCCCCTCTCTATGATATAACCTGATCACAACcatttaagcttgccttttcatgtACTAAGTCTGAATTTATGTgatattcttgctcggaactgcttgtatatatatatatatatatatatatatatatatatatatatatatatatatatatatatatatatatatatactagatatcaGTTGAAATAAAGTAAGTAGCATTCATCTcgtctctgttataacctaacagcaaccCTTCAAGCTTGCCTTTTCATGAATCAATCtgattttgtgacattcttgctcggaactgcttgtatataaactagttatctgttgaaataaagtaagTGGCATTCATCTcatctgttataacctaacagcaaccGTTTAAGACTGCCTTTTCATAGTCTgaatttgtgacattcttgcttagAACTCCTTGTATATAAACTAATATCTGCTGAAATAAAGTAAGCTGCATTCATCTggtctctctgttataacctaacaacaacCTCGCACACTTTAAAAAGTCAACGTTATGTAACTCTGGCATAATCGATGTGTTTTCACCAAGATGAATCTGTTTATGCAAGAatgcaatgtaaaaaaaattaaatctcagTCAAAATATTGATCTTTTATTCTGGAggaaaaaatcatcaaaataaacaATCAAATGTACTGAATTCGGGATAAAAAGTCTCAAATATCTAAAGCTAAGAATCCCTTCCAGGATATCTTGAAATTCAAATGACGCATCTTAACAAGACATACCTCAACATTTGAGATATCAGTAGACATAAACAAATTGGAAAGCCTTGTGGAGTTAACATGACTCAATAGCAGAATGACGTTCGCTTTGGTTGTACCTAACcggtaaaaatattttcatatgcctTAGAGGATCGTCTTAATGGTGTCCCGGATATGTAGGAAAAAGGGGGAAAGAAATCGCTTGGGAAGCCattgcgatattattattattattataattattattattatcattattattatcattattattactagctaagctacaaagcaggatgctataaaccaaagggctccaacagggaaaatagcccagtgagcaaaggaaataaggaaacaagatagaatagtgtgcgtgaatgtacccttgagcaagagaactaacttgagaaagtggaagaccgtggtacagaggctatggcactacctaagacttgagaacaatggtttaattttggaggttCCATCTACTAGACCTGCTTATCAtaactgaagtctctcttctacccttaggaaATAGAATGTAACTACTGAAATTTATAGGTACATTAATAGCccggtgagcaaaggaaataagggaacaagatacaatagtgtgcccgagtgtaccctcaagcaatcaaGCAAAAtaactaacctaagacagtggcagactatggtacagaggctatagcattacccaagactagagaacagtggtttaattttggagggtccttctcctacaACAGCTGCTTGTCATAgttgaagtgtctcttctacccatacgaaATGGAGAGTAGCTACAGAAATTTTCCAGGGATATTAATAGCCTAGTGAGccaaggaagtaaggaaactagGTAGGatagtctgcctgagtgtaccctcgagcaagagaactaacttaagacagtggaagaccatggtacagaggctataacactaaacaagactagaggaacaatggtttaattttggagggtcatcctagaagagctgctaacatagctgaaaagtctcttctacccttaacaaggggAAAGTAGTCACTTAAGTTTTTTAGGGACATAAATGGGTAGAAAATGAGAATAGTTTCTCATCCCTCGTTTACTGTAATTTTTCCAAGAACCAATTCATAAAACAATTAACTGATTAAGTTTTGATAAGAATAAAAAGAGCTATGCAAGGTCCTACGGTAAATTTAATACTCTtaaattatcaataacaataacacaatcataccactgctcgcctcctggctagtacagtggtaacatgctcgcctagcattcgcatgacagcagatcgatccccgccaaggaccgtgagtttaagctgtttactggggaggccactgctgtggttgggcaccatggtggggtgttgggcttgcccggctgacgttctggtgagcatctactctgatgaaaatggaactgaaaccagacacctttaacctttactgtAGGGATACTAATTCTTTTCTATAGAGCTTAATCAGATCAGTTTCAATTTCCCTGCATCGTTCAATTTCCTTTAGTTGTAACACTGCATTGACATAAATGACTTGAGACACTGCAAATCACTTTAAATTTTACTAGACATACAACTTACTTTAAAACTTTACTTCATGGGCTGTTTTCATAGTCCTATCACAGATGAAAACACTGTGCCCTACAGAACCTACAAGatatgtttgtcgtatacattcctAGGTATTTGAGGCACACAGGATTCAGAGTAAATTGTCAAAtatacattatcgaagcacttagg
This genomic window contains:
- the LOC137626025 gene encoding antigen GM6-like, encoding MKFLKASREGSFSKRAEKEVSQSEPRRKFLKASREGSFSKRAEKEVSQSEPRRKFLKASREGSFSKRAEKEVSQSEPRRKFLKASREGSFSKRAEKEVSQSEPRRKFLKASREGSFSKRAEKEVSQSEPRRKFLKASREGSFSKRAEKEVSQSEPRRKFLKASREGSFSKRAEKEVSQSESGRKCLKTSRE